The following coding sequences are from one Mycolicibacterium aichiense window:
- a CDS encoding NAD-dependent epimerase/dehydratase family protein, which produces MSDAVLVTGAFGLVGSATVKRLAATGRQVVATDLETPATVKAAADLPAGVQVRWADLTDPAAVEKLLVEVSPAAVIHLAAVIPPLCYAKPQLAYQVNVGATANLVKALEAHPNPARLVQASSIAVYGPRNPHHITDVLTAQTPVNPYDNYGKHKVEAEGIVRASSLDWVILRLGGVLTTEPNLGMDPNLIFFEGVLPADGRLQTVDVRDVACAFAAATTADVAGQTLLIGGDDTHRLRQGDIGSATTAAMGLVGALPPGRKGDPNDDGGWFATDWMDSATAQQVLKHQHYSWPDMLAETADKVGWKRYAFRMIAPLAREYLKRQSPYYGQPPGYGNPWEAVRRKWGAPENDGKVS; this is translated from the coding sequence ATGTCCGACGCTGTGCTGGTGACCGGCGCGTTCGGGTTGGTGGGGAGTGCCACGGTCAAGCGGCTGGCGGCCACCGGCCGCCAGGTGGTCGCCACCGACCTCGAGACCCCGGCGACCGTGAAGGCCGCTGCGGATCTCCCTGCCGGGGTCCAGGTCCGCTGGGCGGACCTCACCGACCCGGCCGCGGTCGAGAAGCTGCTGGTCGAGGTCTCCCCCGCCGCCGTCATCCACCTGGCCGCGGTGATCCCACCGCTGTGCTACGCCAAACCGCAACTGGCCTACCAGGTCAACGTCGGCGCGACCGCCAATCTGGTGAAAGCCCTTGAGGCGCATCCCAATCCGGCGCGTCTGGTGCAGGCCTCCAGTATCGCCGTCTACGGGCCGCGCAACCCGCATCACATCACCGATGTACTGACCGCGCAGACGCCGGTCAACCCGTACGACAACTACGGCAAGCACAAGGTCGAAGCCGAGGGCATCGTGCGCGCGTCGAGTCTGGACTGGGTGATCCTGCGCCTCGGCGGAGTGCTGACCACCGAACCCAACCTCGGGATGGACCCCAACCTGATCTTCTTCGAAGGCGTGCTGCCCGCCGACGGGCGGTTGCAGACCGTCGACGTCCGCGATGTGGCGTGCGCATTCGCGGCGGCCACCACAGCCGACGTCGCGGGCCAGACCCTGCTGATCGGAGGCGACGACACCCACCGGCTGCGGCAGGGCGACATCGGGTCGGCGACGACGGCGGCGATGGGCTTGGTCGGCGCGCTACCACCAGGACGCAAGGGTGACCCGAACGACGACGGCGGCTGGTTCGCCACCGACTGGATGGACTCGGCGACCGCACAACAGGTGCTCAAACACCAGCACTACTCCTGGCCCGACATGCTGGCCGAGACCGCCGACAAGGTCGGCTGGAAGCGCTACGCCTTCCGGATGATCGCCCCGTTGGCGCGGGAGTACCTCAAACGCCAGTCGCCGTACTACGGTCAGCCGCCCGGGTACGGCAACCCGTGGGAAGCGGTGCGGCGCAAATGGGGAGCCCCGGAGAACGACGGGAAGGTGTCATGA
- a CDS encoding SDR family NAD(P)-dependent oxidoreductase has protein sequence MTEQVAVIVGGASGIGWATAQTLAAQAIRVTIADRNTDLARERAATLGDPHSWAEVEVTDEASVATLFDDVVAREGGLHVVVNCAGFSGFGVITELDAEQFRSVVDVCLNGAFLVMKHAGRHLGEGGALVSLTSLNARQPAVGMSAYCAAKAGLSMLTQVAALEMGPRGIRVNAVAPGFVHTPLTEGAAMVPGVVDEYVENTALGRAGTPQDIADAVAFLCSPQSSWLTGEILDLNGGAHLKRYPNIAEHLTRLMNQ, from the coding sequence ATGACCGAACAGGTAGCGGTGATTGTCGGAGGCGCGTCCGGGATCGGCTGGGCGACGGCCCAGACCCTCGCGGCCCAGGCCATCCGCGTGACGATCGCCGATCGCAACACCGATCTGGCTCGCGAACGTGCGGCGACGCTGGGCGATCCGCACAGCTGGGCTGAGGTCGAAGTCACCGACGAAGCCTCGGTGGCAACCCTTTTCGACGATGTCGTGGCTCGCGAGGGCGGCCTGCACGTAGTGGTCAACTGTGCGGGGTTCAGTGGCTTCGGTGTCATCACCGAGCTCGACGCGGAGCAGTTCCGCTCGGTCGTGGACGTCTGCCTCAACGGCGCTTTCCTGGTGATGAAGCATGCCGGCCGCCATCTCGGCGAAGGCGGTGCGCTGGTGTCGCTGACGTCGCTCAACGCCCGGCAGCCAGCGGTCGGGATGAGCGCCTACTGCGCGGCGAAGGCCGGCTTGTCGATGCTGACCCAGGTGGCGGCGCTGGAGATGGGTCCGCGCGGCATCCGGGTCAACGCCGTGGCGCCCGGCTTCGTGCACACGCCGCTGACCGAAGGCGCGGCCATGGTCCCCGGTGTCGTCGACGAGTACGTCGAGAACACCGCGCTGGGCCGGGCGGGAACGCCGCAGGACATCGCCGACGCGGTGGCGTTCCTGTGTTCGCCGCAGTCGTCCTGGCTCACCGGCGAGATCCTCGACCTCAACGGCGGCGCGCACCTCAAGCGCTACCCCAACATTGCGGAGCACCTGACCCGGCTGATGAATCAGTAG
- a CDS encoding AI-2E family transporter → MNTEFTVTQKRALAIVTLIAVLLGAYFLRHYFILVVIAAIVAYLFTPLYNRCRRRFGTGLSATMTVLAALATVIIPVGALVTLAVLQVSHMVVHVAEWVQNADMSTVGDKALDYANHALAKLPFGHFSVTPDSVRGSLVTVSQNVGRWLLHALQGAAGGAIGVVTSAIIFLYVLVSLLTNQEQLLTLIRRLNPLGEEVTDLYLAKMGAMVKGTVKGQFIIALVQGLLGAASIYIGGFHNGFFIFAIFLTALSVIPLGSGIITIPFGIGMMFFGNIAGGLFVVLFHIIGVTNVDNFLRPILVPREARLDPALMLLAVFSGIAMFGFWGIVLGPVLMIIIVTTISVYLAVYKGVEMTSHEPPEKRRRLFRRRLAAETEATAAVAGDGEPQGQ, encoded by the coding sequence GTGAACACCGAGTTCACCGTCACCCAGAAGCGCGCGCTGGCGATCGTCACGCTGATCGCCGTGCTGCTGGGTGCCTACTTCCTGCGGCACTACTTCATCCTGGTGGTGATCGCGGCAATCGTCGCCTACCTGTTCACCCCGCTGTACAACCGGTGTCGGCGCCGGTTCGGGACCGGGTTGTCGGCGACGATGACGGTGCTGGCGGCGCTGGCCACCGTCATCATCCCGGTCGGTGCGCTGGTGACGCTTGCGGTGCTTCAGGTTTCGCACATGGTGGTGCATGTGGCGGAATGGGTGCAGAACGCCGACATGTCGACCGTCGGTGACAAAGCGCTGGACTACGCCAATCACGCGCTGGCCAAACTGCCGTTCGGCCACTTCTCGGTCACCCCCGACTCGGTACGCGGCTCGCTGGTGACCGTTTCCCAGAACGTCGGACGCTGGCTGCTGCACGCGTTGCAGGGCGCCGCGGGCGGCGCGATCGGCGTCGTCACCTCGGCGATCATCTTTCTGTACGTGCTGGTCTCGCTGCTGACCAATCAGGAACAGCTGCTGACGCTGATCCGCCGTCTCAACCCGCTGGGCGAAGAAGTCACCGACCTCTATCTGGCCAAGATGGGCGCGATGGTGAAGGGAACGGTGAAGGGCCAGTTCATCATTGCGCTGGTTCAGGGCTTGCTGGGCGCGGCGTCGATCTACATCGGCGGGTTCCACAACGGGTTCTTCATCTTCGCGATCTTCCTCACCGCGCTGTCGGTCATTCCGCTGGGCAGCGGCATCATCACCATCCCGTTCGGCATCGGGATGATGTTCTTCGGCAACATCGCCGGCGGCCTGTTCGTGGTGCTGTTCCACATCATCGGCGTCACCAACGTCGACAACTTCCTGCGCCCCATCCTGGTGCCGCGCGAGGCCCGGCTAGATCCCGCGCTGATGCTGCTCGCGGTGTTCTCCGGGATCGCCATGTTCGGCTTCTGGGGCATCGTGTTGGGCCCGGTCCTGATGATCATCATCGTCACGACGATTTCGGTGTACCTGGCCGTGTACAAGGGCGTGGAGATGACGTCACACGAGCCGCCCGAGAAACGCCGCCGGTTGTTCCGGCGGCGTCTCGCAGCCGAGACTGAAGCTACAGCGGCGGTCGCTGGGGACGGCGAGCCCCAGGGCCAGTAG
- a CDS encoding aldo/keto reductase, translated as MSYVADKNRYDVAEYARSGRSGLMLPRISLGLWNNFGDDRPFEVQRAIVRRAFDLGVIHFDAANNYGPPAGSAERNFGRILHQDLRPHRDELIISTKAGYDMSEGPYGEWGSRKTMLSSLDQSLSRLNVDYVDIFYSHRPDPDTPIEETMGALAHAVRQGKALYVGISNYNADETRSAAAALTAEGVPLTIHQPCYNMFERSPEHGLWDAITETGAGSIVYSPLAQGLLTSRYLNGVPAGSRASVGRWMTEANISEVYLERARGLNAIAQQRGQSLAQLAIAWVLRQPAVTSALVGASSTAQLEDSLQALKGPELTDDELAQIEIFAVDGTGEVAAE; from the coding sequence ATGAGCTACGTAGCTGACAAAAACCGTTACGACGTAGCCGAATACGCGCGCAGCGGCAGAAGCGGCCTCATGCTGCCCCGCATATCGCTGGGACTGTGGAACAACTTCGGCGACGACCGACCATTCGAGGTCCAGCGCGCCATCGTGCGGCGCGCCTTCGATCTAGGGGTGATCCACTTCGACGCCGCCAACAACTACGGACCCCCCGCGGGATCGGCTGAGCGCAACTTCGGGCGCATCCTTCACCAAGACCTGCGGCCGCATCGCGACGAGCTGATCATCTCGACCAAGGCCGGCTACGACATGTCCGAGGGTCCCTATGGCGAGTGGGGGTCGCGCAAGACGATGCTCTCCTCACTCGACCAGTCCCTGTCCCGGCTGAACGTCGACTACGTCGACATCTTCTACTCGCACCGACCCGACCCCGACACACCCATCGAAGAGACCATGGGGGCCTTGGCGCACGCCGTTCGGCAGGGCAAGGCTCTCTACGTCGGAATATCGAACTACAATGCCGACGAAACACGTTCCGCCGCTGCTGCTTTGACGGCTGAGGGGGTGCCGCTGACGATTCACCAGCCCTGCTACAACATGTTCGAGCGTTCCCCAGAGCACGGTCTGTGGGACGCAATCACCGAGACCGGCGCCGGCAGTATCGTCTACTCCCCGCTGGCCCAGGGTTTACTGACGTCGCGCTACCTCAACGGAGTTCCGGCCGGCTCGCGAGCGAGTGTGGGCCGCTGGATGACTGAAGCCAACATCTCCGAGGTCTACCTGGAGCGGGCCCGTGGCCTCAATGCGATAGCGCAACAACGCGGCCAGTCGCTTGCGCAGCTGGCGATCGCCTGGGTGCTCCGTCAGCCCGCGGTGACCAGTGCGCTGGTGGGCGCATCCAGTACCGCACAACTCGAAGACAGTCTGCAGGCTTTGAAGGGACCGGAGCTCACCGACGACGAGCTGGCACAAATCGAGATCTTCGCCGTAGACGGCACCGGCGAGGTCGCAGCCGAGTAA
- a CDS encoding DUF4436 domain-containing protein, which translates to MTTAPAEPQSPTPAAKPASRGKTVAILTVLVVVLAYIVTLFGYWWLSGSAKELEASGEGNGSETTVLITLQSLRTVDYKADAKVLVIPADSLVDEKLDTLKEDIAVRLHPWNSLGDLKFPAGAAPAEVTTTIDVDGDVNTWPFDRYQTQGISADLLVGEGDDRKIIPAKVEIAGALQGWDLSSEQVAPSPAAKGDGDATQVTFSRALGPLAFDLGIVIVLLTLPTIAIFTSVLVITRRKQFQMPFATWYAAMLFAIVPLRNILPGAPPPGAWIDMALVLWVIVALVAAMVMVVISWFKQVD; encoded by the coding sequence GTGACCACCGCTCCTGCCGAGCCACAGAGCCCGACTCCCGCCGCGAAACCCGCGTCGCGTGGCAAGACCGTCGCCATCCTCACCGTGCTCGTCGTCGTGTTGGCCTACATCGTCACGTTGTTCGGCTATTGGTGGCTGTCCGGCTCCGCCAAGGAACTGGAGGCGTCGGGCGAAGGCAATGGATCAGAGACGACGGTACTGATCACGTTGCAGTCGTTGCGCACGGTCGACTACAAAGCGGACGCCAAAGTGCTTGTCATCCCCGCTGATTCACTGGTGGATGAGAAGCTGGACACCCTCAAGGAAGATATCGCGGTGCGGTTGCATCCGTGGAACTCCTTGGGCGACTTGAAGTTTCCGGCCGGGGCCGCGCCGGCAGAGGTGACGACGACCATCGACGTCGATGGCGATGTGAACACCTGGCCGTTCGATCGGTACCAGACCCAAGGCATCAGCGCCGACCTACTGGTGGGTGAGGGCGACGATCGCAAGATCATCCCGGCCAAGGTTGAGATCGCCGGCGCATTGCAGGGTTGGGACTTGTCCAGCGAGCAGGTCGCCCCGTCGCCCGCGGCCAAGGGGGACGGCGACGCGACGCAGGTGACCTTCAGCCGAGCCCTCGGACCGCTGGCATTCGACCTCGGCATCGTCATCGTGCTGCTCACCCTGCCGACCATCGCGATCTTCACCTCGGTGCTCGTGATCACCCGGCGCAAGCAGTTCCAGATGCCGTTCGCAACGTGGTACGCAGCAATGCTGTTCGCGATCGTCCCGCTGCGCAACATCCTGCCGGGCGCTCCGCCGCCGGGTGCATGGATCGACATGGCTTTGGTGCTGTGGGTGATCGTCGCCCTGGTCGCCGCCATGGTGATGGTCGTCATCTCCTGGTTCAAACAGGTCGACTAG
- a CDS encoding DUF222 domain-containing protein — protein sequence MFGKSQLHDYFKPSDRAEPRALLVSIGVSARAENQATARRLAAIAELFELRRRERGERADWAVDTWAAVGAEVSAALRISLAKAGSYLNYGLAMRRLPGHPRRIHRRRQRDFQG from the coding sequence ATGTTCGGAAAAAGTCAGCTGCACGACTATTTCAAGCCGTCCGACAGGGCGGAGCCGCGGGCCCTGCTGGTCAGCATCGGTGTGTCGGCCAGGGCGGAGAATCAGGCCACTGCGCGGCGGCTGGCGGCCATCGCCGAACTGTTCGAACTGCGCCGTCGTGAGCGGGGTGAACGCGCCGACTGGGCGGTCGACACGTGGGCGGCGGTGGGAGCGGAGGTGTCTGCCGCGCTGCGGATCAGCCTCGCGAAGGCGGGCAGCTACCTGAACTATGGGCTGGCGATGCGGCGACTGCCCGGTCACCCGCGTCGCATTCATCGACGACGACAGCGCGACTTTCAAGGCTGA
- a CDS encoding pyridoxamine 5'-phosphate oxidase family protein has translation MTSWRDVHAGAPEFARRVQSLFDAHKHKTIATLRADGSPRISGIECTFADGELTFGSMPNARKGSDLRRDPRFALHTATVDPVDGAEAEWPGEAKIAGRAVHSGSISDGPDSDLFRADITEVVLTHLNDAATLLVIEWWTPAHGLNVVERE, from the coding sequence GTGACAAGCTGGCGGGATGTCCACGCGGGCGCACCCGAGTTCGCCCGGCGGGTGCAGTCGCTGTTCGACGCCCACAAGCACAAGACCATTGCGACGCTGCGTGCCGACGGGTCACCGCGAATCTCCGGCATCGAATGCACCTTCGCCGACGGAGAGCTCACGTTCGGCTCAATGCCCAACGCGCGCAAGGGTTCCGACCTACGTCGCGATCCTCGCTTCGCGCTGCACACCGCCACGGTCGACCCGGTCGACGGCGCAGAAGCGGAATGGCCCGGCGAGGCGAAGATCGCCGGACGGGCCGTTCACTCCGGTTCCATCTCCGACGGCCCCGACAGCGACCTCTTCCGCGCCGACATCACCGAAGTCGTGCTCACCCACCTCAACGACGCCGCCACGCTGCTCGTCATCGAGTGGTGGACACCCGCCCACGGCCTGAACGTCGTCGAGCGCGAATAG
- a CDS encoding dienelactone hydrolase family protein produces MPGPEADLTGWVGEPFTAAGITHDVYRKGEGPGVVLIPEIPGVHPGVLALGNYLVDNGFTVAIPSLFGTPEAPSMTPAMVPVLARACVAREFAAFATNKDRPVSHYLRALARDVKEKSGSKGVGVIGQCFSGGFALAAAVDDSVLASVLSQPSVPIGLTPKQKRDPGMSEAELKVIEKRAADEGLCAMGLRFSEDPMAPAERFTTLKDRLGDAFEVIEIDSSKGNAGGFSRIAHSVLALEVREVDGHPAFEARKRVVQFLKDRLF; encoded by the coding sequence ATGCCCGGACCTGAAGCCGACCTGACCGGATGGGTCGGCGAGCCCTTCACGGCAGCCGGTATCACCCATGACGTCTACCGCAAGGGCGAGGGCCCCGGGGTGGTGCTGATCCCGGAGATTCCCGGCGTGCACCCCGGCGTGCTGGCATTGGGAAACTATCTGGTGGACAACGGTTTCACGGTGGCCATCCCGTCGTTGTTCGGCACTCCGGAGGCGCCGTCGATGACGCCGGCGATGGTGCCGGTGCTGGCGCGAGCGTGCGTGGCCCGGGAGTTCGCCGCGTTCGCGACGAACAAGGATCGGCCGGTGTCGCATTACCTGCGAGCGCTGGCGCGGGACGTGAAGGAGAAGAGCGGCAGCAAGGGCGTCGGGGTGATCGGGCAGTGCTTCTCCGGTGGTTTCGCGCTGGCGGCCGCCGTCGACGACAGTGTGCTGGCCTCGGTCCTCAGTCAGCCGTCGGTGCCGATCGGGTTGACGCCCAAGCAGAAGCGCGACCCCGGGATGAGTGAGGCCGAGCTGAAAGTGATCGAGAAGCGGGCCGCCGACGAGGGCTTGTGCGCGATGGGTCTGCGCTTCAGCGAGGATCCGATGGCACCGGCCGAGCGGTTCACGACGCTCAAGGACCGGCTCGGCGACGCGTTCGAGGTCATCGAGATCGACTCGTCGAAGGGCAACGCGGGCGGCTTCAGCCGGATTGCGCATTCGGTGCTCGCCCTCGAGGTGCGCGAGGTCGACGGGCACCCGGCCTTCGAGGCACGCAAGCGGGTTGTCCAGTTCCTCAAGGACCGGCTGTTCTGA
- a CDS encoding DUF4245 domain-containing protein yields MAEIVPEAGQPSRPGILAGVSTPSETGIPPREPKPRLLQDGRDMFWSLAPLIVACIALAGLVGMCSVRPDSPRDGTPPPYDAAAALKADAETLAIPIRLPQVPAGWRANSGSRGGIDAGRTDATGQRQRAVTATVGYLAASKMYVSLTQSNADEQALVGSIHSSMYPTGAQDVDGVKWIVYEGGEGTEPVWTTRLDSQAGPAQLAITGAGSSDDFRTLAVATQTQKPLPPG; encoded by the coding sequence ATGGCTGAGATTGTCCCAGAAGCCGGTCAGCCGTCCAGACCTGGGATACTGGCGGGCGTGAGTACCCCGTCCGAGACCGGCATACCGCCCCGGGAGCCCAAGCCCCGGCTGCTCCAGGACGGTCGCGACATGTTCTGGTCGCTGGCTCCCTTGATCGTGGCCTGCATCGCGCTGGCCGGGCTGGTGGGGATGTGTTCGGTGCGGCCCGACAGCCCTCGCGACGGGACGCCACCGCCGTATGACGCCGCCGCCGCGCTGAAGGCCGACGCCGAGACGCTGGCGATTCCGATCCGGTTGCCGCAGGTGCCGGCCGGTTGGCGGGCCAACTCCGGCAGCCGCGGCGGAATCGACGCCGGCCGCACCGACGCCACCGGGCAGCGCCAACGCGCCGTCACCGCGACCGTCGGCTACCTCGCCGCGTCCAAGATGTATGTGAGCCTGACCCAGAGCAATGCCGACGAGCAGGCGCTGGTGGGCTCGATCCACTCGTCGATGTATCCCACCGGCGCCCAGGACGTCGATGGGGTGAAGTGGATTGTCTACGAGGGCGGCGAGGGCACCGAGCCGGTGTGGACCACCCGGCTCGACAGTCAGGCCGGCCCGGCTCAACTGGCCATAACCGGGGCCGGGAGCAGTGACGACTTCCGTACGCTGGCCGTTGCCACACAGACGCAGAAGCCCCTGCCGCCCGGCTGA
- the glpX gene encoding class II fructose-bisphosphatase, translated as MPDARRREAPDRNLALELVRVTEAGAMAAGRWVGRGDKEGGDGAAVDAMRELVNSVSMRGVVVIGEGEKDNAPMLYNGEEVGNGDGPDCDFAVDPVDGTTLMSKGMPNAISVLAVAERGAMFDPSAVFYMNKIAGGPDVADFIDITSPIAANIQRIAKVRKASVSDITVCILDRPRHAKLMAEVREAGARIRLISDGDVAGAISACRPESGTDLLAGIGGTPEGIITAAAIRCMGGEIQAQLAPTDDEERQKALDRGHDLDRVLTTKDLVAGENVFFCATGVTDGDLLKGVRYFGGGCTTQSIVMRSKSGTVRMIDAYHRLSKLNEYSAVDFTGDKTAAYPLP; from the coding sequence ATGCCAGACGCCCGCCGCCGTGAAGCGCCAGATCGCAACCTCGCCCTCGAATTGGTTCGGGTAACCGAAGCAGGCGCCATGGCCGCCGGCCGGTGGGTCGGCCGAGGTGACAAAGAAGGCGGTGACGGCGCGGCCGTCGACGCCATGCGTGAGCTGGTCAACTCGGTGTCGATGCGCGGCGTCGTGGTGATCGGTGAGGGCGAGAAGGACAACGCCCCGATGCTCTACAACGGTGAAGAGGTCGGCAACGGCGACGGGCCGGACTGCGACTTCGCCGTCGACCCGGTGGACGGCACCACCCTGATGAGCAAGGGCATGCCGAACGCGATCTCGGTTCTCGCGGTGGCCGAGCGCGGCGCGATGTTCGACCCGTCGGCGGTCTTCTACATGAACAAGATCGCCGGTGGTCCCGACGTCGCCGACTTCATCGACATCACCTCACCGATCGCCGCCAACATCCAGCGCATCGCCAAGGTCCGCAAGGCCTCGGTCTCCGACATCACCGTCTGCATCCTCGACCGGCCCCGGCACGCCAAGCTGATGGCCGAAGTCCGCGAAGCGGGCGCCCGTATCCGGCTGATCTCGGACGGCGACGTCGCAGGCGCCATCTCGGCCTGCCGCCCGGAGTCCGGCACCGATCTGCTCGCCGGCATCGGCGGCACGCCCGAGGGCATCATCACGGCCGCCGCGATCCGGTGCATGGGCGGCGAGATCCAGGCCCAACTGGCGCCCACCGATGACGAGGAGCGCCAGAAGGCCCTCGACCGCGGCCACGATCTGGATCGGGTCCTGACGACCAAGGACCTGGTCGCCGGGGAGAACGTCTTCTTCTGCGCCACCGGCGTCACCGACGGTGACCTGCTCAAGGGCGTCCGCTACTTCGGCGGCGGGTGCACCACCCAGTCGATCGTCATGCGGTCGAAGTCCGGCACCGTCCGGATGATCGACGCCTATCACCGGCTTTCCAAGCTCAACGAATACTCCGCGGTGGATTTCACCGGGGACAAGACCGCCGCATATCCACTCCCCTAA
- a CDS encoding class II fumarate hydratase: MTDSAVEGEYRIEHDTMGEVRVPINALWRAQTQRAVENFPISFRGLERTQIRALGLLKAACAQVNKDLGKLSAEKADAIIAAAGEIADGLHDDQFPIDVFQTGSGTSSNMNANEVIASICERNGVTVHPNDDVNMSQSSNDTFPTATHIAATEAAVRHLIPALEVLHESLAGKARQWRTVVKSGRTHLMDAVPVTLGQEFGGYARQVEAGIERVKATLPRLGELAIGGTAVGTGLNAPDGFGAKVVDVLVEQTGLAELRTAKDSFEAQAARDGLVEASGALKTIAASFTKIANDIRWMGSGPLTGLGELQLPDLQPGSSIMPGKVNPVIPEAVTQVAAQVIGNDAAITVGGLSGAFELNVYIPMMARNLLESFTLLSNVSKLFATKCIDGLIANEEHLRELAESSPSIVTPLNSAIGYEEAAKVAKQALKEKKTIRQTVIDRGLIGDKLSEEELDKRLDVLAMAKVKPGD, from the coding sequence ATGACCGACAGTGCTGTCGAGGGCGAATACCGCATCGAGCACGACACGATGGGCGAGGTCCGGGTTCCGATCAACGCCCTGTGGCGCGCCCAGACCCAGCGGGCCGTCGAGAACTTCCCGATCTCCTTCCGCGGTCTGGAGCGCACCCAGATCCGCGCGCTGGGCTTGCTGAAAGCCGCTTGCGCACAGGTGAACAAGGACCTGGGCAAGCTGTCCGCGGAAAAGGCCGACGCGATCATCGCCGCCGCCGGTGAGATCGCCGACGGGCTGCACGACGACCAGTTCCCCATCGACGTCTTCCAGACCGGTTCGGGCACCAGCTCCAACATGAACGCCAACGAGGTGATCGCCTCGATCTGTGAGCGCAACGGCGTGACGGTGCACCCGAACGACGACGTGAACATGTCGCAGAGCTCCAACGACACCTTCCCCACCGCCACCCACATCGCGGCGACGGAAGCCGCTGTGCGCCATCTCATTCCGGCGCTCGAGGTGCTGCACGAGTCGCTGGCCGGCAAGGCCCGCCAGTGGCGCACCGTGGTGAAGTCCGGGCGCACCCACTTGATGGATGCCGTCCCGGTGACCCTTGGCCAGGAGTTCGGCGGCTATGCCCGCCAGGTCGAGGCCGGCATCGAACGAGTGAAGGCCACCCTCCCCCGCCTCGGCGAGCTGGCCATCGGCGGCACCGCGGTCGGCACCGGCCTCAATGCCCCGGACGGCTTCGGCGCCAAGGTCGTCGACGTGCTCGTCGAGCAGACCGGTCTGGCCGAATTGCGCACGGCGAAGGACTCTTTCGAGGCCCAGGCCGCGCGCGACGGGCTGGTGGAGGCCTCCGGCGCGCTGAAGACCATCGCCGCGTCGTTCACCAAGATCGCCAACGACATCCGCTGGATGGGTTCGGGCCCGCTGACCGGATTGGGCGAACTCCAACTCCCCGACCTCCAGCCGGGCAGCTCGATCATGCCGGGCAAGGTCAACCCGGTGATCCCCGAAGCGGTCACCCAGGTGGCCGCACAGGTCATCGGCAACGATGCCGCCATCACGGTCGGCGGCCTGTCGGGCGCGTTCGAGCTGAACGTGTACATCCCGATGATGGCGCGCAACCTGCTGGAGTCGTTCACCCTGTTGTCCAACGTGTCGAAGTTGTTCGCCACCAAGTGCATTGACGGCCTGATCGCCAACGAGGAGCACCTGCGCGAGCTGGCCGAGTCCTCCCCGTCGATCGTGACGCCGCTGAACTCGGCGATCGGCTACGAGGAGGCCGCGAAGGTCGCCAAGCAGGCTCTGAAAGAGAAGAAGACGATCCGGCAGACGGTCATCGACCGCGGCCTGATCGGCGACAAGCTCTCCGAGGAAGAACTCGACAAGCGCCTCGACGTGCTGGCCATGGCGAAGGTCAAGCCGGGCGACTAA